Proteins encoded by one window of Chondrinema litorale:
- a CDS encoding LytR/AlgR family response regulator transcription factor codes for MKKINCMVVDDEPTAREILKMHIEKLDGLVLVGTCKNAIEAFELINSQAVDLIFLDIKMPGITGISLAKSINKNIKVIFTTAYRDYAVEGFDLQAVDYLLKPISLERLLQAVHKYKSENSPVLMNELPEQNEGFIFVRSNRKMVKITLSEITHIESLSDYIKIYTTENTVITRESISNIEAKLPTGKFLRIHRSFIVSTDYITAYTHEYVELQNKSLPISRSYRELVIKYFEGL; via the coding sequence ATGAAGAAGATTAATTGTATGGTGGTAGATGATGAGCCCACTGCCCGAGAGATATTAAAAATGCATATCGAAAAGCTAGATGGATTGGTCTTGGTTGGCACTTGCAAAAATGCGATAGAAGCATTTGAATTGATAAATAGCCAAGCTGTTGATTTGATATTTTTGGATATAAAAATGCCGGGTATAACTGGTATCTCTTTGGCAAAATCTATCAATAAAAATATAAAGGTGATTTTTACTACCGCTTATCGTGACTATGCTGTGGAAGGTTTCGATTTGCAAGCGGTAGATTATTTGTTAAAGCCGATTTCGTTAGAGCGACTCTTACAGGCAGTACATAAATACAAATCTGAGAATAGTCCGGTTTTGATGAATGAACTTCCAGAACAAAATGAAGGATTTATCTTCGTTCGCAGCAATCGGAAAATGGTGAAAATAACCTTAAGTGAGATTACTCACATTGAAAGTCTGAGCGATTATATTAAAATCTACACTACAGAAAATACAGTTATTACTAGAGAAAGTATCTCCAATATTGAAGCAAAGTTACCGACTGGCAAGTTTTTGAGAATTCACCGATCATTTATTGTTTCTACAGATTATATAACAGCTTACACACATGAATATGTAGAGCTGCAAAACAAGTCTTTACCCATCAGCAGGTCTTACAGAGAATTGGTGATTAAATACTTTGAAGGTTTATAA
- a CDS encoding sensor histidine kinase, which yields MLKNNFIAAARNNELQQHVFESKFKLKEQELNLLKSQIHPHFLFNTLNTIYGFALKQSTETPDLILRLSDLLDYILYQVNKPGVSLRDELKHLNQYIDLEKVRFEDTLSVRMKLDIENDEEQIAPLILLPFVENAFKHGALTDGLLLIDIVISSTNSRLHFYVKNTCNFISYNAGIGLSNIQKRLELLYPDRHDLNISMEEDAFIVNLEIYY from the coding sequence ATGCTAAAAAATAACTTTATTGCAGCAGCTAGAAATAACGAATTACAGCAACATGTTTTTGAGAGTAAATTCAAATTAAAAGAGCAAGAATTAAATTTATTGAAAAGTCAGATTCACCCACATTTTCTGTTCAATACACTTAATACGATTTATGGTTTTGCACTCAAGCAATCTACAGAAACACCCGATTTAATATTGAGATTGTCGGATTTGTTAGACTATATTTTGTATCAGGTAAACAAACCGGGAGTAAGTTTGCGAGACGAGTTAAAACATCTCAATCAATACATAGATTTAGAAAAAGTAAGGTTTGAAGATACGCTTTCGGTAAGGATGAAATTAGACATCGAAAATGATGAAGAACAGATTGCCCCTCTAATTCTTTTGCCATTTGTAGAGAATGCATTTAAGCATGGCGCGCTTACAGATGGATTACTTTTGATAGATATAGTTATTAGCAGCACAAATAGCCGATTGCATTTCTATGTAAAAAACACTTGTAATTTTATTTCCTACAATGCTGGAATTGGGCTTAGTAATATTCAAAAGCGACTTGAATTGCTTTATCCAGATCGGCACGACTTAAATATTTCGATGGAGGAAGATGCTTTTATTGTTAACTTAGAAATCTATTACTAA
- a CDS encoding YiiX/YebB-like N1pC/P60 family cysteine hydrolase, producing MNKAQFIFLLLLINLSCETSKKGQPVNQANSQTSFDYSKFELKSGDILFQDSDCGPFCESIEKVTFGIDGSKFSHVGMVIQKENGELIILEAITKGVVETPLDNFFIRSFDEDNNSKVVVGRIKKEYEYLVPQAVEFAKTKLGLAYDDVFDISNDKYYCSELIYDSFKYANNNEPIFQLQKMTYKDPETNKTFPIWENYFEKLNVPIPEGEPGLNPGGMSKSDYIDIVHFYGKPEGYNGEAHLLD from the coding sequence ATGAATAAAGCACAATTTATCTTTTTACTGTTATTGATTAATCTTTCATGTGAAACAAGCAAAAAAGGACAGCCTGTTAATCAAGCTAACTCGCAGACAAGCTTCGATTATTCAAAATTTGAATTAAAGTCTGGTGATATCTTATTTCAAGATAGTGATTGTGGCCCTTTTTGTGAATCGATAGAAAAAGTAACATTTGGGATTGATGGATCGAAGTTTTCTCATGTGGGTATGGTAATTCAGAAAGAAAATGGTGAACTCATAATTTTAGAAGCAATCACAAAAGGAGTTGTAGAAACACCTTTAGATAACTTTTTTATTCGATCTTTTGATGAAGATAATAACAGTAAAGTTGTAGTAGGAAGAATTAAAAAAGAGTATGAATACCTTGTTCCTCAAGCAGTTGAATTTGCTAAAACTAAGTTAGGGTTGGCATACGATGATGTATTTGATATTTCTAATGATAAATACTATTGCTCAGAATTAATATACGATTCATTCAAATATGCGAATAATAATGAGCCAATATTCCAATTGCAAAAAATGACTTATAAGGATCCAGAAACCAATAAGACCTTTCCTATTTGGGAAAATTATTTCGAAAAACTAAATGTTCCAATTCCAGAAGGTGAACCTGGATTAAATCCCGGAGGAATGTCGAAGAGCGATTATATCGATATTGTTCACTTTTATGGCAAGCCCGAAGGATATAATGGAGAGGCACATTTATTAGATTAA
- a CDS encoding DUF6624 domain-containing protein, which yields MKFTLSIVIFLLSITTCTAQKSGEQYLQEGKPDSAAYAFGTALLSATKTKVIEENAYKLASACALIYQVDTAFYFLNIALKDNYTLLPLTDCNFYSLSEDARWQQIENAQFKKFQEKNGALKEAEYAKKLLRLIMKDQALDYYMDLAKNYFMQNGNIPHWCYPLGDLRGRITKDNFENMKVMIAENGWPTYSAVGELAADAPLLVINHHESDSVRKAYLAQIKEACLNGEGSCMEYAKIHDRVLVNEGKLQDYGMQFRYNEDRILEPFPINNPEYVDQRRTEIGLEPLKDYLKRKINYDWEIAQKVTE from the coding sequence ATGAAGTTTACTCTTAGTATCGTAATATTTTTACTATCTATTACCACTTGTACCGCGCAAAAAAGTGGCGAGCAATATCTGCAAGAAGGTAAACCTGATAGTGCCGCTTATGCTTTTGGTACTGCTTTACTGTCTGCCACAAAAACTAAAGTGATTGAAGAAAATGCCTACAAACTAGCCTCTGCCTGTGCGCTTATTTATCAGGTAGATACTGCTTTTTACTTTTTAAATATCGCGCTCAAAGATAATTACACATTACTCCCACTAACCGATTGTAATTTCTATTCTCTATCTGAAGATGCTCGTTGGCAACAAATTGAGAATGCTCAGTTTAAGAAATTTCAAGAAAAAAATGGCGCACTTAAAGAAGCTGAGTATGCTAAAAAATTACTGCGGTTAATTATGAAAGATCAGGCATTGGATTACTATATGGATCTGGCTAAAAACTATTTCATGCAAAATGGAAATATTCCCCATTGGTGTTATCCATTAGGTGATTTAAGAGGTAGAATTACAAAAGACAATTTTGAAAATATGAAAGTCATGATTGCCGAAAATGGCTGGCCAACGTATTCAGCAGTGGGAGAATTGGCAGCAGATGCCCCGCTTCTGGTTATTAACCATCACGAAAGTGATTCGGTGAGAAAAGCCTATCTAGCTCAAATAAAAGAAGCTTGCCTCAACGGTGAAGGTAGTTGCATGGAATATGCTAAAATCCATGATAGAGTTCTTGTAAACGAAGGAAAACTCCAAGATTATGGAATGCAATTTCGATACAATGAAGATAGAATTTTAGAACCATTTCCCATTAATAATCCAGAGTATGTAGATCAGCGAAGAACCGAAATTGGACTTGAACCGCTAAAAGATTATTTAAAAAGAAAAATTAACTACGATTGGGAAATAGCACAAAAAGTGACTGAATAA
- a CDS encoding formylglycine-generating enzyme family protein encodes MDSFELSKFPITQEIYKAVTEKNPSTYVGHKLPVETVSWIDAVNFCNALSKSLGKENCYTIDLVTEKVLLNSNANGYRLPTESEWQYACQVGTKDIRYGELNEVAWFKENSNNRTQEVGQKQPNQWGLYDMLGNVWEWCSDIYDETVYGTYRVFRGGGWCDQERSVMATTRRRSHPFSFKIDDLGFRIATNSEK; translated from the coding sequence ATTGATTCATTTGAACTCAGCAAATTTCCTATCACACAAGAAATCTATAAAGCAGTAACAGAAAAGAATCCCTCTACATACGTTGGCCACAAACTACCAGTAGAAACAGTTTCTTGGATTGACGCGGTAAATTTTTGTAATGCACTTTCTAAATCTTTAGGAAAAGAAAACTGCTATACCATTGACTTGGTAACCGAAAAAGTACTCTTGAACTCAAACGCTAATGGGTATCGATTACCAACAGAATCTGAATGGCAGTACGCCTGCCAAGTAGGAACGAAAGACATTAGATACGGTGAATTAAATGAAGTTGCTTGGTTTAAAGAGAACTCCAATAATCGGACTCAAGAAGTTGGGCAAAAGCAACCGAATCAATGGGGGCTTTACGATATGTTGGGCAATGTTTGGGAATGGTGCTCAGACATCTATGACGAAACTGTTTACGGAACATATCGTGTATTTCGCGGTGGTGGCTGGTGTGACCAAGAAAGAAGCGTGATGGCAACAACACGAAGAAGAAGTCATCCATTTTCGTTCAAAATAGATGACTTAGGGTTTAGAATAGCAACTAATTCGGAAAAATAG
- a CDS encoding DUF302 domain-containing protein: MKYYHAKTLTGKSFDEAIEYVTAALKEEGFGILTEIDVTATLKKKLDTDFRPYRILGACNPPYAHKALLAEDKIGTMLPCNVIVQQLENGIEVAAVDPMASMQSVENKDLEGIATEIRDKLISVINSL, from the coding sequence ATGAAATACTATCATGCTAAAACTTTAACTGGTAAGAGTTTCGATGAAGCCATTGAATATGTTACAGCCGCTTTAAAAGAAGAAGGTTTCGGGATTTTAACAGAAATCGATGTAACAGCAACTTTGAAGAAGAAACTGGATACGGATTTTAGGCCTTACAGAATACTCGGAGCTTGTAATCCACCATATGCGCATAAAGCTTTACTGGCAGAAGATAAAATCGGAACAATGTTGCCTTGTAATGTAATCGTGCAACAGTTGGAAAATGGGATAGAAGTTGCTGCGGTTGACCCAATGGCTTCGATGCAATCTGTAGAAAATAAAGATTTAGAAGGAATTGCAACAGAAATTAGAGATAAACTTATTTCTGTAATCAATAGTCTTTAA
- a CDS encoding phosphodiester glycosidase family protein, with protein MSLITSTNKLLKQITFCILVVFFTQSISAQSNQTDTISWDSKQVTDGLNWKQAHTILFDAPQNINILEINLKKRLVTLVNDEETKYLTSEFASANKAIAAINAGFFDVKNGGSVTYIKVDGNLPSTDTTKWKVTENLNGAFIIKKNRKFEIEKAGKYNDYTSNKKYDDVLVTGCLLIDEGKKVELNNSAFVTKRHPRTCLGIVDKNTVLLVTVDGRSEQAAGMSLDELTTFMQSIGCKEAINLDGGGSTTMWIGNDINSVVNNPSDNKQFDHGGERKVANALIVK; from the coding sequence ATGTCGCTAATTACGTCTACAAACAAACTCTTAAAGCAGATTACCTTTTGCATTTTAGTAGTATTTTTCACTCAATCAATTTCTGCTCAATCTAACCAGACTGATACCATCTCTTGGGATTCTAAACAAGTAACAGATGGATTAAACTGGAAACAAGCGCACACCATTCTTTTTGATGCTCCTCAAAATATAAACATATTAGAAATCAATCTTAAAAAGAGATTAGTGACGCTTGTTAATGACGAAGAAACCAAGTATTTAACCAGTGAATTTGCCAGTGCTAACAAGGCCATAGCCGCTATTAATGCTGGTTTTTTTGATGTGAAAAATGGAGGTTCTGTTACATATATTAAAGTCGATGGCAATTTGCCCTCAACTGATACCACCAAGTGGAAGGTTACCGAAAACCTAAATGGTGCTTTTATCATCAAAAAAAATAGAAAATTCGAAATTGAAAAAGCAGGGAAATACAACGACTACACATCCAACAAAAAGTATGATGATGTGCTAGTAACTGGTTGTCTGTTGATTGATGAAGGAAAGAAAGTGGAATTGAATAATTCTGCATTTGTAACTAAAAGACACCCTCGTACTTGCTTGGGTATTGTAGATAAAAATACTGTTCTGCTCGTCACTGTAGATGGCAGGTCTGAGCAAGCAGCCGGTATGAGTTTAGATGAACTCACAACCTTTATGCAGTCTATCGGATGTAAAGAAGCCATAAATCTGGATGGTGGAGGTTCTACTACTATGTGGATTGGAAACGATATAAATTCGGTGGTGAATAATCCGTCAGATAATAAACAATTTGATCACGGTGGAGAAAGAAAGGTGGCTAATGCCTTAATCGTGAAATAA